A stretch of DNA from Nitrosopumilus zosterae:
CACCTGCCATTTTTTTTGGTTCTAGATTTGCAATGACAATCACAGTTTTTCCAACAAGATCTTCAGGTTGATAATATTGTGCCCCACCAATTATCACATCCCGTTTATCATCATTTCCCAAATCAATTAAACCTTTGATAATTTTTGATTTACCTTCAATAGGTTCTGTTGCAAGAATTTTTGCAACTCTAATGTCTAGCTTTGCAAAGTCGTCATATGACACATTGGACATATCACTCACTTATTCTTCCTGTTAAAATAAATTCGCATTTACTGTAGATCTTTTTTATTGATTCCACTAGTTTCAATTTCATATCTTAATGCAGCAGGAAGATCCATGTACTTTTTGTTAACCATTTCAATTATTTGATCTTCGGGGACATTAACTTTTTTTAATAATTTTCCACGTTGATGAGCATAAGCATTTTTCCAAAAACCAGCACCGTCCAACGTTTCAATTTTTGGCATGTATTTTGTGGGTTTCATATTTTTTCAAATTTTAAGTGACTGTGACGGAAGAATGGCAAACGCCATTGGAACTGGAGTTACTGTTCCGGATTTTAGGCATGTTGCCCATCACAGTCTATTTGCAATGCAGTTGGAATCTAATATATTTAATGCGGAAGAATTGACTTTGCACATGGCTACAATTGAGGTAGAAGTTGAAATTAATTCCACAGTAGACAAAGTTTGGGAGATAGTATCAGATATTGACAATGAACCCAGATTTTGGAAGGGAACAAAAGGAGTCAAAAATCTATCAAAGGAAGGGAACATAATCAAAAGAGAGATTACCATTGCATTTAGAGATCAAAAATGCCTGCAAGAAGTAAAACTAGAACCTAAAAATAGAATTGAAGCCAAGTTCACTAAAGGAATCATTAATGGCGAAAAAATTGTACTCATCATTCCAAATGGAGAGAATACCATACTAAAAACAATCTGGGACATAAAATTAACTGGAATGATGGGGATGTTTACAGGTATGATTAAAAACCACATCAAAAGTGGAACCGAACAAGCCATGCGCAGTATCAAAGAAGAAATCGAGAGATAGTTTTATGGAGTTAATATTAGATATTTTCAATTACACTTTAACTGCAATTTTAATTGGGATTTGTGGAGCATGGGTTTTTCTAATTAAATCAATGGTAGATTCGTTTAGGTTTACACCATATCTAGATAAATTTGAAAATACATCAAAAACCAATCCCAAAGTATCAGTGATTCTTCCAGCAAGAAATGAAGAAGAATTTATCAGTAAATGTTTAGACTCGTTAATTGATCAAGATTATAAAAATTATGAAATCATAGTAATTGACGATTCATCAGAAGACAACACACAAAAAATTATTTACAAATATGCAGAAAAACATTCCAAAGTAATTCCAATAATTGCAAGACCCAAACCAGATGGTTGGATGGGGAAAAATTGGGCATGTATGGAGGGATATAAGAAAGCAAGTGGAGAACTATTATTATTTACCGATGCAGATACAAAACATTCCCAAAATGTAATATCGCTTGCTGTAGGACACTTAGTTTCATTTAATTTAGATGCGTTATCTGCAATTCCCAAAATGATGACATTTGATTTTTGGACAAAGGTCACATTGCCAATGATTTCAACATTTTTACACAGTAGATTTTCTGCATTAAATGTCAACAATCCTGCCAAAAAAACAGGCTATTTTTTTGGTAGTTTTTTTATTTTGAAAAAAAAGACATATGAAAATGTAGGAATGCACGAAGGAGTAAAACATGAGATTATTGAAGACGGGGCATTAGGAAAAAAAGTCAAAGAGGCAGGACATAAAATGAAAATGGTGAGAGGAGATCATCTAATTGACGCAGTTTGGGCAAGAGACAAAAGCACATTGTGGAATGCACTAAAAAGATTAATGATTCCACTATACCTTCAAAATGCAAAAATCGCTATAGGAATTTTTTTTGCGGTGGCATTTTTGTTATTTGTACCATTTCCAATATTTGCAGTATCATTGTCTATTCCTATAGAGGAGATATCTTCAAAAATACTTTGTATTTCAGCTGCGGCGGCATCATCACTGATCTATATAGGAGCAATTATTGAGACAAAAATGGGACTACATCTCAGATTAATTCA
This window harbors:
- a CDS encoding tRNA-binding protein; its protein translation is MSNVSYDDFAKLDIRVAKILATEPIEGKSKIIKGLIDLGNDDKRDVIIGGAQYYQPEDLVGKTVIVIANLEPKKMAGVESNAMLLAADVDDKPFWLTVNEDVPLGSSIK
- a CDS encoding type II toxin-antitoxin system RatA family toxin, which codes for MANAIGTGVTVPDFRHVAHHSLFAMQLESNIFNAEELTLHMATIEVEVEINSTVDKVWEIVSDIDNEPRFWKGTKGVKNLSKEGNIIKREITIAFRDQKCLQEVKLEPKNRIEAKFTKGIINGEKIVLIIPNGENTILKTIWDIKLTGMMGMFTGMIKNHIKSGTEQAMRSIKEEIER
- a CDS encoding glycosyltransferase; this encodes MELILDIFNYTLTAILIGICGAWVFLIKSMVDSFRFTPYLDKFENTSKTNPKVSVILPARNEEEFISKCLDSLIDQDYKNYEIIVIDDSSEDNTQKIIYKYAEKHSKVIPIIARPKPDGWMGKNWACMEGYKKASGELLLFTDADTKHSQNVISLAVGHLVSFNLDALSAIPKMMTFDFWTKVTLPMISTFLHSRFSALNVNNPAKKTGYFFGSFFILKKKTYENVGMHEGVKHEIIEDGALGKKVKEAGHKMKMVRGDHLIDAVWARDKSTLWNALKRLMIPLYLQNAKIAIGIFFAVAFLLFVPFPIFAVSLSIPIEEISSKILCISAAAASSLIYIGAIIETKMGLHLRLIHALFAPLGSLVVVLGFLSGLLQAKRNESVMWRGRSYSMKDHTQNSISV